A single window of Methanomassiliicoccus sp. DNA harbors:
- a CDS encoding biotin/lipoate A/B protein ligase family protein codes for MCSDLDPAMSAAIDEAMLMARSSGEVPDTLHLYRRSAPTVSLGHFEKVRECVDIQAAQRHGVALVRRLSGGSAIYTDSEQLIYTVAVDRRSVPESPLETFRLLCGGVIEALGAMGLKAEFKPVNDVQVRGRKISGSAQVRRHGAVVQHGTLLVRTDYRRMFEVLRWNKRSPGEMTSLAEELSEVPGMDELRGMMAEGFSAALGVRFVRGPLAEGERHLAEELARTRYGSAQHTFLH; via the coding sequence GTGTGCTCCGATCTCGACCCGGCGATGTCCGCGGCGATCGATGAGGCCATGTTGATGGCCCGCAGCAGCGGAGAGGTGCCGGACACCCTGCACCTGTACCGCCGGTCCGCTCCTACAGTCTCCCTGGGCCACTTCGAGAAGGTGAGAGAGTGCGTCGATATCCAGGCCGCCCAACGCCACGGCGTTGCCCTGGTCCGCAGGCTGAGCGGGGGAAGCGCCATCTACACCGACTCGGAGCAACTTATCTACACTGTGGCAGTTGATCGGCGCTCGGTTCCGGAAAGCCCTTTGGAGACCTTCCGGCTGCTGTGCGGGGGAGTGATCGAGGCCCTCGGGGCAATGGGGCTGAAAGCGGAGTTCAAACCGGTGAACGACGTCCAGGTCCGGGGAAGGAAGATATCCGGCAGCGCCCAGGTCCGTCGACACGGGGCGGTGGTACAGCACGGCACGCTACTGGTGCGGACTGATTACCGGCGCATGTTCGAGGTGCTGCGCTGGAACAAGCGGTCCCCCGGTGAGATGACCTCCCTGGCCGAAGAACTCTCGGAGGTGCCGGGGATGGATGAACTGAGGGGAATGATGGCCGAGGGCTTCTCCGCCGCCCTCGGCGTCCGTTTCGTCCGGGGGCCGCTGGCGGAGGGGGAGCGTCACTTAGCCGAAGAACTGGCAAGGACGCGATACGGCTCCGCCCAGCACACCTTCCTGCATTGA
- a CDS encoding formate--phosphoribosylaminoimidazolecarboxamide ligase family protein has translation MIDRDAIFELLENYDPNDAKIGVIGSHSALDTCDGAVEEGFRTLAVCQDGRDTPYSKYFKAFRDARGKVYRGMVDEVMLLPRFRDILKPEVMADLRKRNVLFVPNRSFTSYCSIDSVEDEFKVPLVGSRNLLRSEDRGGPRDYYWLLDKAGMPYPRKITDPKDINSLTIVKLHHAQKKLERGFFTCASYHEYKEKSEQLIRQGVIDRECLDGARMEEYIIGPVFNLDFFYSPLERQGERVELIGVDWRFESSLDGHVRIPATQQLTLNEEQKVPEYTVCGHNSATLRESLLENAFKLAEKYVEAAREHYAPGIIGPFCLQTCVDKDLKFHIYDVAPRIGGGTNVHMNVGHAYGNSLWRKNMSTGRRLAMEVRRALEEDRLKEIVT, from the coding sequence ATGATTGACCGCGATGCCATATTCGAGCTTCTTGAGAATTATGACCCGAACGACGCCAAGATCGGGGTGATCGGTTCCCATTCCGCGCTGGATACCTGCGATGGGGCGGTGGAGGAGGGGTTTAGGACCCTGGCTGTTTGTCAGGATGGGAGGGATACCCCCTACTCGAAGTACTTCAAGGCCTTCCGGGATGCCAGGGGCAAGGTATACCGGGGCATGGTCGATGAGGTTATGCTGCTCCCCAGGTTCAGAGATATCCTCAAGCCGGAGGTCATGGCAGACCTCAGGAAGCGGAATGTGTTATTTGTCCCCAACCGTTCGTTCACCTCCTATTGCTCCATCGACTCGGTGGAGGACGAGTTCAAGGTCCCGCTGGTTGGCTCGCGCAACCTGCTCCGGAGCGAGGATCGCGGAGGTCCACGGGATTACTATTGGCTGTTGGACAAGGCCGGAATGCCGTACCCCCGCAAGATCACCGACCCCAAGGACATTAATTCCCTCACCATCGTCAAGCTCCACCATGCCCAGAAGAAGTTGGAGAGGGGTTTCTTCACCTGCGCGTCGTACCACGAGTACAAGGAGAAATCGGAGCAGCTCATCCGGCAGGGCGTGATCGATCGGGAGTGCCTCGACGGCGCTCGTATGGAAGAGTACATCATCGGGCCAGTGTTCAACCTGGACTTCTTCTACTCCCCCCTGGAGCGCCAGGGGGAGAGGGTCGAACTCATCGGGGTGGATTGGAGATTCGAGAGTTCCCTCGACGGCCACGTGCGCATCCCGGCTACCCAGCAGCTCACCTTGAACGAGGAACAGAAAGTGCCGGAGTACACTGTGTGCGGCCACAACTCGGCGACGCTGCGCGAATCCCTTCTGGAGAACGCGTTCAAGCTCGCCGAGAAGTACGTCGAGGCGGCCAGGGAGCACTATGCCCCCGGGATTATTGGGCCCTTCTGCCTGCAGACCTGCGTGGATAAGGACCTCAAGTTCCATATCTACGACGTGGCGCCCCGCATCGGTGGGGGGACGAACGTGCACATGAACGTGGGGCACGCCTACGGCAACTCGCTGTGGCGCAAGAACATGTCCACCGGGCGCCGGCTGGCGATGGAGGTGCGGCGGGCGCTAGAGGAGGACAGGCTGAAGGAGATCGTGACCTGA
- the argS gene encoding arginine--tRNA ligase, whose translation MDPLEQFERQIREAVKCTFSQMGADVPFEVEVPSTGVADFAVPCFPLAKVLRKAPPLIAEEAASKLPAMELVARAWAEKGYLNFQLDDRKLNVATLGAIMDLQDRYGRGNASGVKVLLEHTSVNPTGPIHVGRARNPIIGDTLARCMRAYGYDVTTEYYVNDVGKQVVLLTWGLENIPAEEVAAIESEKADHRLVVYYQRANKMMEEDPEVARQVGLMLRRFEDGDEEVMAKVRKTAKLMLDGIIESLESINVVIDQFTWESEFIKDGTAHNVVERLKRSEHCGQDQGACYLELKPFGIHGKETRFFFTRADGTTLYTTRDMAYHLDKFRRADRTINILGEDQKLGQAQLAIALKLLGQERAPECVFYSFVSLPEGRMSTRKGTVVYLDDLIEEAVDRALEEVRKRRTDLSEEKMGEIARAIGRGAVRYNIVRVQPEKPLVFKWEDALNFEGNSAPFVQYAHARACSIQRKAGTSTAAFDPTVLTNEYELKLIRALARYPSIIREAGEKQRIQALPAYGHEVASAFNQFYTYVPVLKGEENRGARLALVDATRIVLANILVTLGLSAPEEM comes from the coding sequence ATGGATCCCTTGGAGCAGTTCGAGAGGCAGATACGCGAAGCGGTCAAGTGCACATTCTCCCAGATGGGGGCAGATGTGCCCTTCGAGGTCGAGGTCCCCTCTACCGGGGTGGCCGATTTCGCAGTACCCTGCTTCCCCCTGGCCAAGGTGCTGAGGAAGGCGCCCCCCCTGATCGCCGAGGAGGCGGCGTCCAAGCTACCGGCCATGGAACTGGTGGCGCGGGCATGGGCGGAGAAGGGCTACCTCAACTTCCAGCTCGATGACCGAAAGCTCAACGTCGCTACCCTCGGGGCGATAATGGACCTCCAAGACCGCTACGGTCGGGGGAACGCCTCTGGAGTCAAGGTGCTCCTGGAGCACACCTCGGTGAACCCTACCGGTCCGATCCATGTGGGGAGGGCCCGCAACCCCATCATCGGCGACACACTGGCCCGGTGCATGCGGGCCTACGGTTACGATGTTACCACCGAGTACTATGTGAACGATGTGGGCAAGCAGGTCGTATTGCTGACCTGGGGCCTGGAGAACATCCCTGCGGAGGAGGTGGCGGCGATCGAGAGCGAAAAGGCCGACCACCGCCTGGTGGTATACTACCAGAGGGCGAACAAGATGATGGAGGAGGACCCCGAGGTCGCTCGTCAGGTGGGGTTGATGCTCCGCCGTTTCGAGGACGGCGACGAAGAGGTCATGGCCAAGGTCCGCAAGACTGCCAAACTGATGCTGGACGGTATCATCGAGAGCCTCGAGAGCATCAACGTGGTCATTGATCAGTTTACCTGGGAGTCGGAGTTCATCAAGGATGGCACCGCCCACAACGTCGTGGAACGATTGAAGCGCTCGGAGCACTGTGGTCAGGACCAGGGCGCCTGCTACCTCGAGCTGAAGCCGTTCGGCATCCACGGGAAGGAGACAAGGTTCTTCTTCACCCGGGCCGACGGCACCACCCTGTACACCACCAGGGACATGGCCTACCACCTCGACAAGTTCAGGCGAGCGGACCGTACCATCAACATACTGGGCGAGGACCAGAAACTGGGACAGGCCCAGCTGGCCATCGCCCTCAAGTTGCTGGGTCAGGAGCGCGCGCCGGAGTGTGTGTTCTATTCCTTCGTCTCCCTTCCCGAGGGCCGCATGTCGACGAGAAAAGGAACTGTGGTGTACCTCGATGATCTCATCGAGGAAGCGGTCGACCGTGCGCTGGAAGAGGTGCGCAAGCGCCGTACCGACCTGTCAGAGGAGAAGATGGGAGAGATCGCCCGAGCTATCGGCCGCGGTGCGGTGAGGTACAACATCGTCCGCGTCCAGCCGGAGAAGCCCCTGGTGTTCAAATGGGAGGATGCCCTCAACTTCGAGGGCAACTCCGCGCCTTTCGTGCAGTACGCGCACGCCCGGGCGTGTAGCATCCAGCGTAAGGCCGGGACCTCTACCGCAGCCTTCGACCCAACGGTGCTGACCAACGAGTACGAGCTAAAGCTCATCAGAGCCCTCGCCCGCTATCCATCGATCATCAGGGAGGCGGGAGAGAAGCAGCGCATACAGGCGCTCCCGGCCTACGGTCACGAGGTCGCCTCGGCGTTCAACCAGTTCTATACCTATGTTCCGGTCCTCAAGGGTGAGGAGAACCGGGGGGCTCGCTTGGCCCTGGTGGATGCGACCCGCATTGTCCTAGCCAACATCCTCGTCACCTTGGGACTGAGCGCACCGGAGGAAATGTAA
- a CDS encoding carboxymuconolactone decarboxylase family protein encodes MATNDRQCKRIKNLKDEVSAEDAVDEMGCRMGNYVPHALAHIKEHNPELAVVIKELDRVLVEDGALDRKTKRLIALACVATRMCEDCVYPQARVAANFGATKEEIVEAMHVAVVTGGVPVWSVAKRGLSQVFAEMEEDKTSGKKAVRPGAGSCGGPMAAEKGVPAPTTKKAKR; translated from the coding sequence ATGGCTACTAACGACAGGCAGTGCAAGCGGATCAAGAACCTCAAGGATGAGGTAAGCGCCGAGGATGCCGTGGACGAAATGGGCTGCCGGATGGGCAACTACGTGCCCCACGCTCTGGCCCATATCAAGGAACACAACCCCGAGCTGGCCGTCGTCATCAAGGAGCTGGACCGGGTGCTGGTGGAGGATGGCGCCCTAGACCGCAAGACCAAGAGGCTGATCGCCCTAGCCTGTGTGGCGACCCGCATGTGCGAGGACTGCGTGTATCCGCAAGCGCGCGTCGCCGCGAACTTCGGTGCGACCAAGGAGGAGATCGTGGAAGCGATGCACGTGGCCGTCGTGACCGGTGGCGTTCCCGTGTGGTCGGTGGCTAAGCGTGGCCTAAGCCAGGTGTTCGCCGAGATGGAGGAGGATAAAACCTCCGGCAAGAAGGCCGTCCGTCCGGGGGCGGGCTCATGCGGAGGCCCCATGGCCGCCGAGAAGGGGGTCCCCGCCCCCACCACGAAGAAGGCCAAGAGATAA
- a CDS encoding PAS domain S-box protein: MPGSNDKSETSAQKELRTLRDYVHLLADAIDKSPMPFVAGYPDGRTMAFNEAFAKLTGYSEEELRGMQWVMYLTPPEWHEREAQAMEELRKTGHPQTYEKEQMGKDGSRILVQVVLGQTTDKDGKVLYYYALIKDHTEKQRADRLEKELQEAQESGSGLESVFEGAAIFQNGKLVVANSRFAEIADYSTSELMGLEEGQLMLAGSRGLVPTKIADSSSTHEGVLNRKDGSTVAVEMRAQDVQYKGAPARMVRILDISDRAKFQEDREQLLKQLAGVSEELTALRQVAAMPVNVVQPEQAMDSLLRNLTTIVRADSGSVLVREGDRLVARSIQGSADKYPSGYSEDAGSGFPGKVIGDNQGVFVEDAQSDPEVSEPLKATGARSLLGVPIRHSSTVIGLLQVVWSSPHAQNDREMRLLEVAADRCASAIAASKISETSKASEEFGSVLSEIHSQLSSTLNLGMAPNR, from the coding sequence ATGCCAGGCTCGAACGATAAGTCAGAGACCAGCGCACAGAAAGAGCTCAGGACCCTCCGCGATTATGTTCACCTTTTGGCCGATGCCATCGACAAGTCGCCGATGCCCTTTGTGGCTGGATATCCGGACGGGCGAACGATGGCCTTCAACGAAGCCTTCGCCAAGCTGACTGGGTATTCCGAGGAGGAACTGCGGGGAATGCAGTGGGTGATGTACCTCACCCCTCCGGAATGGCACGAGCGCGAAGCCCAAGCCATGGAGGAGCTGAGGAAAACCGGGCACCCCCAGACCTATGAGAAGGAGCAGATGGGCAAGGATGGTTCCCGCATTCTGGTGCAGGTCGTCCTCGGGCAGACGACGGACAAGGACGGCAAGGTGCTGTACTACTACGCGCTCATCAAGGATCACACGGAGAAGCAACGAGCCGACCGCCTGGAGAAGGAGCTTCAGGAGGCTCAGGAGAGTGGCAGCGGTCTTGAATCGGTATTCGAGGGAGCGGCCATATTCCAGAACGGCAAGCTCGTGGTGGCCAACAGCCGCTTCGCGGAGATCGCCGACTACTCGACTTCCGAGCTAATGGGCCTAGAGGAGGGCCAGCTCATGCTGGCCGGGTCACGGGGACTGGTGCCGACCAAGATCGCCGACTCTTCCTCCACTCACGAGGGAGTGCTCAACCGCAAGGATGGTTCCACCGTAGCCGTCGAAATGAGGGCCCAAGATGTACAGTACAAGGGAGCCCCGGCCCGCATGGTCCGCATATTGGATATCTCCGACCGGGCCAAGTTCCAGGAGGACCGGGAGCAGCTCCTCAAGCAGCTGGCAGGAGTCAGCGAGGAGCTTACCGCCCTCCGGCAGGTCGCAGCGATGCCGGTCAACGTGGTCCAGCCGGAGCAGGCGATGGACTCACTGCTGCGGAACTTGACCACTATCGTCCGGGCGGATTCCGGGAGCGTCCTGGTGCGGGAGGGGGACCGACTCGTCGCCCGCTCCATCCAGGGCAGTGCGGACAAGTACCCGAGCGGATACTCCGAGGACGCCGGGAGCGGCTTCCCGGGTAAGGTGATCGGCGATAACCAGGGCGTCTTTGTGGAGGATGCCCAGAGCGATCCAGAGGTCTCCGAACCGCTGAAAGCCACCGGCGCCCGCAGCCTGCTGGGAGTACCTATCAGGCACAGCTCAACGGTCATCGGGTTGCTCCAAGTAGTATGGTCGTCACCCCACGCCCAGAACGATCGGGAGATGAGGTTGCTGGAGGTGGCGGCAGACCGCTGTGCCTCGGCCATCGCTGCTTCCAAGATCTCCGAGACCTCCAAGGCCAGCGAGGAGTTCGGCTCGGTGCTAAGCGAGATTCACAGCCAGTTGAGTTCCACTCTCAACCTGGGAATGGCCCCGAACCGGTGA
- a CDS encoding magnesium transporter: protein MLKGVWSFFSRNRSVFTLGLVALMISSLGDLLAGATLGSMTNALEALPGLMILITPAIGMRGNVFGALGSRLGTAMHIGTFEMSFKKDSLLRSNMESSLLLTLVMSVLMGILATIIATALGSRDIRIEMLVFISVLGGTLAGIVLIFINILVAYLGFKRNWDIDNISAPVITAAGDIVTLPMLFLAAIIVLGSPDWAIEVFAFLFIVITAVLAYRALSNGHGEARRIFVQSSPVLILCILLDIAAGVTIDDQLSSLVALPALLVLIPPFLEDANALGGILTSRFASLLHMGILEPKKVPGKVAFENFAIIYLFSLWVFTLVGISTYAVALVLHLSAPPLWELVLLSLTAGLVTVTVLNFLSYYVSVATYRMSLDPDDHSIPLTSSAIDMVGSIALMVFIIVFGLA from the coding sequence TTGCTGAAGGGGGTGTGGTCGTTCTTCTCGCGCAACAGATCGGTGTTCACCCTCGGCCTGGTGGCCCTGATGATCTCCTCGCTCGGAGACCTTCTGGCCGGCGCCACCTTGGGCTCGATGACCAATGCTCTGGAGGCCCTCCCGGGGCTGATGATCCTCATCACCCCGGCCATCGGCATGCGTGGCAACGTGTTCGGGGCCTTGGGTAGCCGGCTGGGCACGGCGATGCACATCGGTACCTTCGAGATGTCCTTCAAGAAGGACAGCTTGCTGCGGTCGAACATGGAGTCTTCGCTCCTCCTGACCCTGGTCATGTCGGTTCTCATGGGCATCCTGGCCACCATCATCGCCACCGCCCTGGGATCCCGGGACATCCGGATCGAGATGCTGGTCTTCATCTCCGTCCTCGGCGGCACGCTTGCCGGCATCGTTCTCATATTCATCAACATCCTGGTCGCCTATCTTGGATTCAAGCGCAACTGGGACATCGACAACATCTCTGCCCCAGTAATTACAGCCGCCGGAGATATCGTCACCCTTCCCATGCTCTTCCTGGCCGCCATTATTGTGCTCGGTTCCCCGGACTGGGCGATCGAGGTCTTTGCCTTCCTCTTCATCGTCATCACCGCGGTCCTGGCCTACCGCGCCCTGTCCAACGGCCATGGCGAGGCACGCCGCATCTTCGTCCAGAGCTCCCCGGTGCTTATCCTCTGCATCCTCTTAGACATCGCCGCCGGCGTCACCATCGATGATCAGCTCTCGAGCCTGGTGGCGCTGCCCGCGCTGCTGGTGCTCATTCCCCCGTTCCTCGAGGACGCCAACGCGCTGGGGGGCATACTCACATCGAGGTTTGCCTCCCTTCTGCACATGGGCATATTGGAGCCGAAGAAGGTCCCTGGCAAGGTGGCCTTCGAGAACTTCGCCATCATCTACCTCTTCTCGCTGTGGGTCTTCACCCTGGTGGGGATATCGACCTATGCCGTGGCTCTGGTCCTGCACCTGAGTGCGCCCCCCCTATGGGAGCTGGTGCTGTTGTCCCTCACCGCTGGTCTGGTGACCGTCACCGTCCTCAACTTCCTCTCCTACTATGTCTCGGTGGCCACCTACCGCATGTCCCTCGATCCCGACGATCACTCCATACCCTTGACCTCGTCGGCCATCGACATGGTGGGATCGATCGCCCTGATGGTCTTCATCATCGTGTTCGGCCTCGCATGA
- a CDS encoding pyridoxamine 5'-phosphate oxidase family protein, whose translation MSVEVMDFVRRYRPALLATVSPEGVPNVAPKGSLTVLDDERLVFADLVEGRTTRNLQARPNVAVVVLDPQGNGYQIKGRGSPDETGSALTYLCEAAPALKISLPPPSAVMVIDVDEVTPIAPVRKRQN comes from the coding sequence ATGAGCGTGGAGGTTATGGACTTCGTCCGACGGTACAGACCCGCTCTGCTCGCTACCGTTTCCCCGGAGGGCGTCCCCAACGTCGCCCCCAAGGGCAGCCTGACGGTACTGGACGACGAGCGTCTGGTTTTCGCAGATCTGGTCGAGGGGCGCACGACCAGGAATCTCCAGGCCCGACCAAACGTGGCGGTGGTGGTCCTGGACCCTCAGGGGAACGGCTATCAGATAAAGGGGCGGGGATCGCCGGATGAGACCGGGTCCGCCCTTACCTACCTTTGTGAGGCGGCGCCCGCACTGAAGATATCTTTACCTCCCCCCTCTGCAGTCATGGTGATTGACGTGGATGAGGTGACCCCTATCGCCCCTGTTAGGAAACGTCAAAATTGA
- the pyrH gene encoding UMP kinase, which translates to MEKVVISLGGSIIIPGDRDGEFLHRFASLLGPLANDYELFVVCGGGRIARYYITTGRQLGAEEDDLDVMGIEVTRLNARLLQLALGSLGYEDVPRTIEQTAAQGRKGKVAVMGGTTPGHTTDGVSAALAERVGASRIVNATSVDGVYDSDPRKNKECVKFDRLTFDELNAMMGKGKHGAGNSHVFDPLGAEIVKRCRIPILVVDGRDLEEMKAAILGQGIKGTVIDG; encoded by the coding sequence ATGGAAAAGGTCGTCATCTCGCTCGGTGGCTCCATTATCATTCCCGGTGACCGGGATGGGGAGTTCCTCCACCGCTTTGCTTCCCTTCTCGGACCTTTGGCCAACGATTACGAGCTGTTCGTGGTCTGCGGCGGGGGCCGGATCGCACGCTACTACATCACCACCGGCCGCCAGCTGGGGGCGGAGGAGGATGATCTAGACGTTATGGGTATCGAGGTCACCCGCCTCAATGCCCGCCTCCTGCAGCTCGCCCTGGGGAGCCTGGGGTACGAGGACGTACCCCGCACTATCGAGCAGACCGCGGCCCAGGGTCGGAAGGGCAAGGTGGCGGTGATGGGGGGGACCACTCCGGGGCACACCACCGACGGAGTATCCGCGGCCTTGGCTGAGCGGGTCGGGGCGTCCAGGATCGTCAACGCCACCTCCGTGGACGGGGTCTACGACTCCGACCCGCGCAAGAACAAGGAGTGCGTCAAGTTCGATCGCCTGACCTTTGATGAGCTGAACGCCATGATGGGCAAAGGGAAACATGGGGCCGGCAACTCGCATGTCTTTGATCCACTGGGAGCGGAGATCGTCAAGCGCTGCCGCATCCCTATCCTGGTCGTCGATGGGCGGGATCTCGAGGAGATGAAGGCGGCCATCCTCGGCCAAGGGATTAAGGGCACGGTCATCGACGGCTGA
- a CDS encoding D-aminoacyl-tRNA deacylase — MRLLVCSAEDNASVNIRDSLLASGVWSEGGEFEGAPVYRNGSLTMITVPRLHLFCDDLDLAVENHLGTKPTEVVFLSRHKAASGQRSLTVHPIGNWGKADYGGREGTVVPAAPHLMTSLLRRLKKEAEGLDFEVTFEVTHHGPFLDTPTLFIEIGSSEATWGDRGAGEAIARTLQKTEVTANLVAMGIGGGHYAPRFTEASLGKKISFGHMLPNYAIDLQNLPALAEKVRVGMEGSGARVAYIHRKSMKRSEAATMAKIVTDLGYDTVDSSDLDDLG, encoded by the coding sequence ATGAGATTATTGGTATGCAGTGCCGAGGACAACGCCAGCGTGAACATAAGGGACTCTCTCCTGGCGTCCGGGGTTTGGTCGGAGGGTGGAGAGTTCGAGGGCGCCCCGGTCTACCGCAATGGTTCCCTCACCATGATCACCGTCCCCCGTCTCCACCTTTTCTGTGACGACCTGGACCTGGCCGTGGAGAACCATCTCGGCACCAAGCCTACCGAGGTGGTGTTCCTCTCCCGTCACAAGGCTGCATCCGGGCAGCGGTCGCTGACCGTGCACCCCATCGGCAATTGGGGGAAGGCCGACTACGGCGGCCGCGAGGGAACGGTGGTGCCAGCGGCCCCACACCTCATGACCTCCCTGCTCCGCCGGCTGAAAAAGGAGGCGGAGGGCCTGGATTTCGAGGTCACCTTTGAGGTGACTCACCACGGCCCGTTCCTGGACACTCCCACGCTGTTCATCGAGATCGGCAGCAGCGAGGCGACCTGGGGGGACCGCGGCGCCGGCGAAGCCATCGCCCGGACCCTGCAGAAAACTGAGGTGACGGCCAATCTCGTGGCCATGGGCATCGGGGGCGGACATTATGCCCCCCGTTTCACCGAAGCTTCTCTGGGCAAAAAGATATCCTTCGGCCACATGCTGCCGAACTATGCCATCGATCTGCAAAACCTCCCCGCCCTGGCAGAGAAGGTCCGAGTGGGCATGGAAGGCAGCGGGGCCCGTGTGGCATACATCCACCGGAAATCGATGAAGAGGTCCGAGGCCGCCACCATGGCCAAGATCGTCACCGACCTCGGCTACGACACGGTGGACAGCTCGGACCTGGACGATCTCGGATAA
- a CDS encoding GNAT family N-acetyltransferase: protein MKIIPLSDEDRVPVRMLELACIREYIEGPMKRSWEEFDQETRQKLGASASGSFGYYRDSKLSFVAKEGDKVVGFVFAQMVSWIDGIENAVWLENIGVDVEFRRMGVGYMLLKRLAQEGQKLGAQVVHSSIAPDNISSLLLHKKLGFMAEDRKIAYLDLSKLIA from the coding sequence ATGAAGATCATTCCCCTCTCCGACGAGGACCGGGTCCCCGTCCGTATGCTCGAGCTCGCGTGCATCCGCGAGTACATAGAGGGGCCGATGAAGCGCAGCTGGGAAGAATTCGACCAGGAGACCAGGCAAAAGTTGGGAGCCTCCGCCAGCGGCTCATTCGGCTACTATCGAGACTCCAAGCTCAGCTTCGTGGCCAAGGAAGGGGACAAAGTCGTGGGCTTCGTGTTCGCCCAGATGGTCTCCTGGATCGACGGCATCGAGAATGCTGTGTGGCTGGAGAACATCGGCGTGGACGTCGAGTTCCGAAGGATGGGCGTCGGCTACATGCTCCTCAAGCGCCTGGCGCAGGAGGGTCAGAAGCTGGGGGCCCAGGTCGTGCATTCGTCCATCGCTCCTGACAATATCAGTTCCCTGCTCCTTCACAAGAAACTGGGGTTCATGGCCGAGGACCGCAAGATCGCCTATCTGGACCTCAGCAAGCTCATCGCCTAA
- the prf1 gene encoding peptide chain release factor aRF-1, which produces MAPDESDNERLMEKRRYDFKRALEEIREIHGRGTELVSVYVPPDKQISDVANYLRNEYSQSQNIKSKRTNKAVTGAIESILARLKYFKAPPENGVIFFVGEAPTSGDQTKQVQYVLEPPEPITSFMYRCDSEFYTEKLWDMLDEKQTFGLLVIDRSESTIGLLKGKRVLTVKNIQSLVPSKHGRGGQSALRFERLIEIAAHEFYKKTADVANEAFLAQADLKGVLIGGPGPTKEFFVKEEYLHHELRKKIIDTFDTGYTDEYGLKELVEKAKDSLIDLDLIREKGLMQKLLEEIRKSDGGLASYGEDQVRHALELGAVDTLLLSEGLRKKRVALHCPQCGWSGKVTADRDEDARCPKCPQASPVIDSTADLVDDFYEDASKVGTKVELLSVDSEEGEMLMKAFGGIAAILRYGLGGQ; this is translated from the coding sequence ATGGCTCCTGACGAGAGCGACAATGAACGGCTGATGGAGAAGCGCCGGTATGACTTCAAGCGGGCCCTGGAGGAGATCAGGGAGATACACGGCCGCGGTACCGAGCTCGTTTCCGTTTACGTGCCACCGGATAAGCAGATCTCTGACGTGGCGAACTATCTCCGCAACGAGTACTCCCAATCACAGAACATCAAGAGCAAGAGGACCAACAAGGCGGTCACCGGGGCGATCGAATCGATCCTGGCTCGCCTGAAATACTTCAAGGCCCCGCCCGAGAACGGGGTCATCTTCTTCGTAGGGGAGGCGCCCACCTCGGGCGACCAGACCAAGCAGGTACAGTACGTGCTGGAGCCGCCCGAACCGATCACCTCGTTCATGTATCGATGCGACTCGGAGTTCTATACCGAGAAGCTATGGGATATGCTGGACGAGAAGCAGACCTTCGGCCTCCTGGTGATCGACCGGTCGGAATCGACCATCGGCCTCCTTAAGGGAAAGCGGGTGTTGACAGTAAAGAACATTCAATCGCTCGTTCCATCCAAGCATGGAAGGGGCGGGCAATCGGCGCTCCGTTTCGAGAGGCTCATCGAGATCGCCGCTCACGAGTTCTACAAGAAGACAGCCGACGTGGCCAATGAGGCTTTCCTGGCCCAGGCGGACCTCAAAGGTGTCCTCATCGGAGGTCCAGGGCCGACCAAGGAGTTCTTCGTCAAGGAGGAATACCTCCACCACGAGCTGCGCAAGAAGATCATCGACACCTTCGACACCGGTTATACCGACGAGTATGGGCTCAAGGAGCTGGTGGAAAAGGCCAAGGATTCGCTCATCGACCTGGACCTAATCAGGGAGAAGGGGCTCATGCAGAAGCTGCTGGAGGAGATCCGCAAGTCCGATGGTGGTCTCGCCAGCTACGGCGAGGACCAAGTGCGCCATGCCTTGGAGCTCGGCGCGGTGGATACTCTCCTTCTCTCCGAAGGACTGAGGAAGAAGCGAGTCGCTCTCCACTGCCCCCAGTGCGGCTGGAGCGGCAAAGTCACCGCGGACCGAGATGAGGACGCTCGGTGCCCCAAGTGCCCCCAAGCTTCCCCAGTCATCGATTCCACGGCGGACTTGGTCGACGATTTCTACGAGGACGCCTCCAAGGTCGGCACCAAGGTTGAGCTGCTCTCGGTGGATTCGGAAGAGGGGGAGATGCTGATGAAGGCCTTCGGAGGCATCGCCGCGATCCTCAGGTATGGGTTGGGTGGACAGTGA